From the Spodoptera frugiperda isolate SF20-4 chromosome 16, AGI-APGP_CSIRO_Sfru_2.0, whole genome shotgun sequence genome, one window contains:
- the LOC126911601 gene encoding protein TonB-like: MAAHARNVNKARADLGLPARHQRHSAQVVLALAMAVCLVRARPEPRPDDDDAQEQPEGDNQDEPAPEDEQPEDEQPEEEQPEEEEPEEEVPEEEPEEEVEQDYTTCDIVELTDADGQSLANACTLFADPI; this comes from the exons ATGGCAGCTCACGCGAGGAATGTAAACAAGGCCCGTGCAGATCTAGGCCTGCCTGCCAGGCACCAGCGACACAGTGCCCAG GTAGTGCTAGCTCTGGCGATGGCTGTGTGCCTGGTGCGGGCGCGCCCCGAGCCGCGCCCCGACGACGACGACGCACAGGAACAGCCTGAAGGAGACAACCAAGACGAACCTGCTCCCGAGGACGAGCAGCCGGAGGACGAGCAGCCGGAGGAGGAGCAGCCGGAGGAAGAGGAACCGGAGGAAGAGGTACCAGAGGAGGAACCGGAGGAGGAGGTGGAGCAGGATTACACAACCTGTGACATTGTAGAGTTGACGGACGCTGACGGCCAGTCCCTCGCCAACGCATGCACGCTGTTCGCGGACCCCATCTAG